The window cccaaacaaatctagatgttacatcaataaaatccaacgacagcatggcagaagaaatgacagaaagggagttcagaatgtacataattaaaatgattagggaagcaaacgatgagatgaaagaccacatgcaggcattgaatgattgcaccaattgacagttaacagagcttTTTAACAGTTaacagtactttttaaaattagatcttCTGCCAACCTTCTCTTCAACTCAGAGACTGTGTACACTTTGCTGTTTTGGGTACCCTTTTAATAGGATATACATATAGTTCGGTATATATTATTACTATATCTACCTTATAAGGCAGATTCACTAAGAATTTATTCCTATTGTTATATCACAGGCAAAGACAATATATGAGGAGTCTCCAAGTTTTAAATACTACAACACATACACAGTGTTCCAAATATGCATTTCCAATGAGATATTGTAATGTAATCATAAAATAAACTATTGATgtaaccataaaaaagaaaaagaaatcagttatGTGTGCTTTGGAGGGTAACATTTTTGTTCACAGCAGATTATGTTAAGTAAATATAGTTTGTAtgtatagtttcatttttttctttcttttcccttctccagTATGGCTCTAgacttcttaaattttaatttagagtATTTTTAAAGACCCGTGTGTGTATGATATTTTAACATCTGCATAAAAGCATCGCTCATGATTTATTCAATCTCACTGAGACTGATATGGGCACTAAATTATTACCTATCTCACTGCCATAGAAAGGGCTATTAAGAATCTCTTTGTGACCATGAGTGACtgtgtatattttaagtatttattataaatactatTATTTGTAAGTATTGAAAATTATTGCCTAAGAGATCATGCCCACTTAAATCCCTACCAAGAATATTTAGGGTTAACTGTTTGACAGACCTTTGACAttactgtttattaaaaatacattttttaaaaaaatcactgttttagTTTGACCACTGAAGGTGTATctatttgaacttttaatttcaatgtacttgtgaataaaaatcaaactttcttaTGATTCATCCTAATAAGGGAAAGGGTGTCCTCTAAAACTTGTTACTTCACAGATTCTGTATttgttctgcttttttattttcaaagttgacCTGTGGAATCCATTTAAATTTGAGgcaaatatgctttcttctggcaagagattttttaatatacataatcCACTTCAGAGTTAACTTTGCTTTTGACTGCACTATTATCTGGAGAACATATGTGACAAGGTTCATAGAAAAGTTTATCCCATATTGGtatagtcaaaataaataaattgccattttatttctaccttttcttCCTTGAAGTCAGGATATTGAATATCTGATAATATcaattataatttcattgaaaGTTTCAGCTATGACTTGGAGCATTTTCTACTAATATTTGCAAAAATTCTTATTGCTTAGTCATGAACATGAAATCTGGAAAATATTCTGATTggtgtactttctcttttcctgtatTATAATGTGTCTCCTGGGGTCTTAAGAAAATCTGTACAAAGATTCTGAAatataaagagtaaaaagaataatttaagtttggataacaatattataaaaattacatagttTAATGATAGATGCTAGATTTGGACATGAGAAACACTAGAGTGTTTTAAGAGGTAAAGTAAAGAGAGATTGATTTAGTTAAAGTAAAAGATTAAACTAAGTCTTGCTGGACCAGAGCAACTgtcttattcattcataaaattttgttattgttttaattattttccattttcttcccttctcttctctctctttagaaaggcaatttaaaatgtttagaatgccatttattaaatgttcagaatatttattaaataaatatattaaattgcaTTAACAGATTTAAGAATGTACTGAGGTACCTGCATtacctctctctgtttctttctctatccctctcattgtgtgtgtgtgtgtgtgtgtgtgtgtgtgtgtgtgtgtgtgtgtgtgtttgaatgcTTAGACTCCAAGAGAGGCTATCTCAAATgtttaaacaataatttttctAATGTTCAACATGCTTATTCTATAGCTACATTTTATGGGACTTCCAGGTTCAAATAATGTAAAAGTATATTGAGGTAAATCTAgcttaagtgttttttttttagatttgcaATGCATGCCCCTGCCATTGATAGCTTCATGCTGAAGACTAATGAACCGTATTCACTTTGCAAAGTTGCCTACTCATACCAAATCCACTAAAGCAACATTTAATTTCCTTGATGaagcatttgcttttttattacattttctatgtcttatttaattattatcaTATCCAATATGGGAAATGAGTGACATAGTTGTTAGGAATTCCATATTATccagtaaaaagaataaaaaagtgacTGGAACCTATTGGGAGTTATCATTTATAGCATCCATTTTAAAGTTGCAATTTTATGACTGAGAATATGTATTCAACTTCAAAATTTAGtattcatttcacattttttttcatttctcctttgcagATTGTTTCCAACCTGTGATGTCCCCACATCAACTGAAACCATGTGGGAAAACAGTAATGTGACTGAGTTCATATTGCTAGGATTGACACAGGATCCTCTGAGTCAGAAAATGGTGTTTTTAATCTTCTTAATTTTCTATGTGGGAACTGTAGTGGGGAATACACTTGTTATTGTGACCATAGAATCCAGCAGGACACTTGGAAGTCCCATGTACTACTTCTTATTTTATCTGTCCTTTGCTGATTCCTGTTATTCAACATCCACAGCCCCTAAGCTAATTGTGGATGCTCTCTCTGCATAGAAACTCATATCCTACAGTGAGTGCATGACACAGATCTTTGCACTGCACTTATTTGGATGCATGGAGATCTTTGTCTTCATCCTCATGGCTGTTGATCACTATGTAGCCATTTGTAAGCCTTTGCATTACCCAAGGATCATGAGGAGGCAGGTCTGCCTCATCTTGATTGTCCTTGCCTGGATAGGGTCTTTAATGCATTCCATTGCTCAGGTTATCCTGGCCTTGAGATTGCCCTTCTGTGGACCCAATTTGAATGACCATTACTGCTGTGATCTGCAGCCCTTGTTTAATATTGCCTGCACAGACACTTATTTGCTGAATCTTCTGTTGCTGACTAACAGCGGGGCAATTTGTTTAGTCAGTTTAACAATTTTAACAATCACATACATTGTCATCCTGCATTTGCTGAGAAATCACAGtgcagaagggaggaaaaaagccCTATCCAATTGCACGTCTCACATCATTGTAGTGATCTTGTTCTTTGGCCcctgtatattcatatatacacacacccaaAACACATTCCCCATGGACAAGATGGTGACAGTATCTTATACTATTGGAACACCCTTCCTCGACCCACTGATCTACACACTGAGGAACATAGAGGTGAAAAATGCCATGAGAAATCTATGGCATTCTAAAATTACATCGGAAAGCAAGGGATAAATTGAGGGTTCAACCTTATATGTATCCAGATATGATATGACTGAATCTCTATGaatattatatatgattatttcTGATAATTGTAAGAGTAATATGTACTTACATATACGTTTGTTAgttcttaattttttagttgAAAAGCAGTATGAATTCCAtggtatctcttttttttctttttataaaactaatttggaaattaaatcatgaagttatagaaaatattctctttctgaagattctcttcctttccagtcACTGTTGTTTTAGGGTCTGAGTACTCTACATTCTAAAATCATGTACCTGATTTCCTTAGAGATTTCTGTGTTCTGACCTCTGACTGTAAATATCCTTCACATATTTTGTCTGACTCCTTCTTTCCCTTAGAGTTCCTTTCTGGCACCTGTGAACATGAACTACAAGTCACATGAATCTTCACTCTGGTTTgatgagaaaacatttattctatCAGAGCAGTGGAAATTTATGagtatagataaataaaattcagtcagttcattgtgatttttttcttccctctgtaaGGCATTCCCAGTAAGGTAGCAAGTGTCTTTGAACACTCTCAAAGAAATTAACTGATGTTATCAGAAGAACCCATGTCATTTATGACTGGTTTGTCTTTGGAAAGTTTCATCCTTTTAAATAAGAGGCTCCTTTGATATAAAGTTATTCTAAACTATATAtttgttttaccttttctaaACTAATCAAAACATTGTGAGTATTTTTTAAGAACCGACTATAAATGTAGCTATAAATcatacacatttttataaataagtttaataaatatGGAATCTATCACACATAAACCCATGTAAGTAATTATATGGGTTTGAGGGTACTATGTGAATTTATGTTTTTAGCATGAAACTCCAATGGCAATAAAACATGTCCTAAATGCTGTGTATTACACCATGCAAGTATACTGCCAATTTTTGGGGGGAACAGTATCAGGgtttaaactcaggggcactcaaccactgagtcacatcctcagccctattttatttagagagagggtctcgctgagttgcttatcacctttctgttgctgaggctggcttcaaactcaaaaaactctggcctcagcctctagggctgctgggactacaagtgtgcaccactctAACAGGTCTGCCAAGTTtttgatatggaaaaaaataaagtaaatatcaaTGTGGGGTAATACTTAAGGAGCAAAATCAGTCAGAATCTGGCCAAAGATAAGGAAGAGTTGCATTTGAAGAATTTTGTAGGAAAGCATTATAttcaaatctttatttaaaaatgacatcCTACTATGTCAAGGACTCAGGTTGAGGACTCAAGTGTTAGATGACTTATTAAGAAATCATATCTGGAAGGTACTCAAAAATTAATGTTATATTGGCTTTGAATATGTCATAATCACACAAAACACCTTGAACTATTTtgctcaaaatattccataacttAACAGAACACACCATAAatgaaatccattttcttttacagaTAGATCATCTCACACTTGCTCCTTCTCCTCATTCATGAAATCATGCAACTGAACAATAATGTGACTGAGTTCATCCTACTTGGGTTGACACAAGATccatttaggaagaaaatagtatttgtcacatttttgtttttctatttggggACTTTGCTGGGTAACTTGCTCATTATTACCACCATCAAGACCAGTCGGGCACTCGGCAGTCCaatgtacttctttcttttccatttatcctTACCTGATACCTGCTTCTCTACTTCCATAGCTCCTAGAACAATTGTGGATGTCCTTTTGAAGAACACGACTATTTCTTTCAGTGAGTGCATAATCCAAGTCTTTCCGTTACATTTCTTTGGTTGCCTGGAGATCTTCATTCTCATCCTCATGGCTGTTGaccactatgtggccatctgcaagcccctgcACTGCATGACCATAATGAGTCGCTGGGTCTGTAGTGTGTTGGTGGCCGTGGCCTGGGTGGGGTCCTGTGCACATTCTTTAGTTCAGATTTTTCTTGCCTTGTGTTTGCCTTTCTGTGGTCCCAGTGAAATCAATCACTACTTCTGTGACTTGGAACCCTTGTTTAAGCTCGCCTGTACAGACACATATGTGACCAACTTACTCCTGGTGTCCAACAGTGGGGCCATTTGTACAGTGAGTTTTGTCATGCTGATGTTCTCCTACATCATCATCTTGCATTCTCTGAGAAACCACAGtgcagaagggaggagaaaggcccTCTCCACCTGCATGTCTCACATTGTTGTGGTCATTTTGTTCTTTGTCCCTTGCATATTTATGTACACAAGACCTGCAACCACCTTCCCCATGGATAAGATGATAGCTGTGTTTTATACCATTGCAACACCTTTGATCAATCCTCTGATTTACACACTGAGAAATGCAGAAGTGAAAAAGGCCATGAGGAAGTTGTGGAGCAAGAAATTGGTCTCAGATGACCAGCTTTAATCCTAGTTtggattaaaatagaagaaataaatagaaaaatttaaatctaatcACAGATTTAACAGAATAGTCCCTAGGGGAATGAGAGTTCCTTCAGGAAATgacatgtgtatgtgtacactGACTACTTTAAATGGACTCTATGTAGAAAAGGAGACAGGATGAGGTGCAAACAAGTATTCAAGGGTTACTACCTTAAATGTTCTTCacttctgtgtctcttatttgcCAATTATCTCTTGTAGAATTTATCTAGtgttttttcttgccttttttcacATTGGTGCCTGTTGTTTTGTGCTTGCAATGTTGTTCCACATGCTCAAATCCACAGAGGGGCTATTTCGCTCTCTTCCAAATAGCCTTATTTGTTAAACATTTCAACCTCTTATATCTGATTATGTACCTTAACTTACTTGTTCTTCCTAACTCAGCAGAATGTACCATGTGCAACAATTGGAAAAGCATCCTATTATCATGGATTATAGACAATCTAGGTACTCCCCAAATCAATACTAGAAAGTATATATACTTTGGACTCTTAACATGTGTTTACATAGAAACTTCCAGAACAGTGACAGAATATGAGCAGAAATTTTACCCTTCCAAAGGAGTATTTTGATCTTAGGGAgactttgttgttttcttttcttttgctaataaatttattctttttctaaaatatacttcATGCTcctaatttgatttcttctaatTTGAGGGAGTGGTATCAAAATTGCTTAAAAATTTACAATTATGGATATTTGCTCAAAATATGGCATTATTACAATTATGGCACTGATGGCACAAATGAAAAATGGTATATTTACATGGACTAGAAGTGAAGAACATAAGCAGTTGAGTCAGATGTACTACTGCacccctgcaatcccagtgactcaggagactgagacaggaggatcacaatttcaaggacagacttttcattttagtgagaccctgtctcagaaatttaaaaagaactgtattgtaactcagtggtagcacaccTCTTGATTCAACACCCAGTTTTGCAAAGTAAAACTTATATATAAACAGTTGATgttaaagaattttgaaataggAAGAGATTTCAGCAAAGTATGACTTACCAAAgagaattttcaagttttttttttaataaatatttactgtaagTATATGAACTATGAATTTTCCTGTAGGAAAAGGCAGAACTGAGGAgaataacaaaacagaaagtgTTTGCCAGGGGTtcaggaggagaagaaaagtgaTTAAGTGAAGCATGCAGCATTTTCAGAagagtgaaactattctgtatggtACTGTAATGGTAGATGCTCGACAACACATGTGTCATAAACTCAACTGTACAAAGAGTAAAGAGTAACATAATCTGTGAATTTCAGTAAGCATTTATTAATACTGGTTCAATGACTGTAACAAATGTTCCATACCAATGCAAGAGGTGTTGACAGGGAACTGCAAAGGGCAGAGTGCAGGTGTTAAGGATTCTTTGTTCCTTCCATGAAATTTTCATGTGACCCTAAAACTGCTTTAAGcataaagtacattttttaaagttatgctCACAACAGAAAGCCCAACTTTTCatcatagtattttaaaatgcattattggaaattttttccaaaattttggtTTAAGTACatcttttattaatatattgatGCCTTGGAACCACCGAAAATTTTCCCTACAATGCAAAACAAATGACGAAAATGCCATTATTAAATGCACAATACTATAATTTCTGtgcaccatttttttaaatattgagaagtATTAAATATTCATAAGCATTGAataatttgcattaaaataatttcattacttTCCAGAGGAAGATTTTAGTATGTTCAAATTTAGATatctaaaatattcctttatgATGAAGGCTGTCTATTTTGGTTTTCTCTGTCTCAATGAATGTAAATGAGGATATAATTTTGTAAGTAGTTGAAGACTTCAATTATAACATGTAACATAAGAGCTCTGATGTGTATATAACTATATAGAGACTGCcagatataaaaatcaaagacTAGCCTAGTTGAGAAAAAGACACTTAAAGAATTGTTTTTTCACAATTAATAGAACAAGGTCAAAAATCACCAAGTGTACAGAAGGCAACACCATTGACTATTTGACACCTATAGAATGCTCAATTTAACAACAGCAAAGTAACACTGTTTTCATCtgtatttgaaatgcaaatctGGATAGATTATGAGATGAGACATAACATTAGTGGATAAATTTTAAGGgttttaaaatcataaagaaaatgtggtgtatatacacaatggaattactcagtcttaaagaataatgaaattatgctatttacccataaatgaatggagctggaaaatatcatgctaagtgaaataacaaatcccaaagaaccaaaggcttggtgttttctctgataggcagatgctaCTTCACAATAACAGGAAAgcggggtggctagggaagaatagagctacTTTGGATGAATAAAGCTACTTTGGataaggtagaggggagtgaacgGAAGGAATGGTGCAggagagtaggaaggatagtagaatgaatcagacattattaccctatgtacataaatTATTATAACCCCAGTGTAATTtgacatcatatacaaccagaagaatgagcagTTATAGTCTTTTTaggtatgatatgtcaaaatgcattctactgtcatgtataactaattataaaaaatttgaaaaaagaaagggaaaataagtcatacatatgtacatgacattgaaaaactggaaatctaagTATAAAGGGCTAATCTTAAAATTAGGTCAAGAAAAATtcatattgtattatattttatacaaaggAACAAGGATAATAATGATGTCTTACTTCTATTAGAAACTGGGGAGGTGATATTCAAAAGAAAAGCACATTTAAAGTAAGGAAAACACAATGTCAATACAGAATCCTGTATTAATTAAAGACAGCCTGCAAAAGTAGTTACAACAATGACCTTACCTACGAATCAAAAGCAGAAATACATGACCAAAGAACACAgtttgaaagagaaaacacacCAGATGGAAATTCAGAACTCCAGGAAAAAATGGAGAGAACTAGAATATGTAACTACACagtatttttcttcctgaatttttTATATACAGTTGATCACTTAAAGTTCTAAAGCAAAGAAtgaattgtaaattttaaatcacacatgacagaaaaatatgtcaataaaagcacaaatcacaagtataaatggaattttaccttttaaatttcttatattacATATTGAGTAGGTTtcctttaattcaaaataaaatttaataattatatgtataatatgttttatacaaaatgtacttaattcttaatatgttatttattaaccagtcaaaataatattttattataatctccaagactaaaaaaaaagactaaaagaacAGTAAGGACAGGTGCCGTTTTAAAGCCAAAAGTATTCTGGTATCTAACTCAGTTTGCAAGGAGCTGGGCATCCCCATTCTATGTTAACAAaggtaaatatatgaataattttaaaagtgaactCTTCTTGGATCCACAGGAGAAATGAGGTTACAAGTCACACTACTACTCTAAAATGGGAGAGCATGAAAGAAATGGAATCATGGGCTTCTGCTAGGGCAGAAGGCTCTGCATTAACAATGCTGGTATAGGAAAGCATCAGCGGTTAACTGGGACATATTGGGAGGCTCAGAGTAGACAAGAGATGAACTTCAGGGGTATCCCCTGTGAGTTTTACCTGCTAATATACTAAGCAGTTCCCACTTTAAGCATTTGAGGAAATTCCCTTGTCCTCCTGTCAGAAAGATGATAAAGGAACCAGTTTGAATACTGGAGTGCATTCTGTCTGCCTTAACAAGGTGTGCCTTCTGGAAAAATTAGCTAAGAAGCTAACCTGCTGGGATGTTATCAGAGCCAACTGACCTAGGGATGAAAAAATCCAACTCCAGCCCCCTCAGTCATCCTGTCCAACCTAGAAGGGGGGCTATGAAGAACGTGTAAACCACAGTCCATGAAACAGGCTCACTGCTACACTGAGACCTGTCATGAGACTGTAGGATGGTTCTCCTCCATGGCAACTAACCCACAGTGCTAAAGAGCTATTTATATGCCTACAGAGAAAAATTTACACAGcgtaataaaaagtaaaagcaaagcaaaacaaaaacaaagtacacagtttaaaagaaaatgtagacagTAGAACCAGAACCAGATTGGCAGTCATGTTAGTGTTTTCAAACCAGGAATCAAAACAAATATGATTAGAATGCTGAGGTCTTTTAGTCATTTCAAGCTCTTAGAACATAAGAATAATAGACTGCAGGTCTCAGATATTCATTTCCAAGAACTCTGAAGactaggaaaattatttttaaggtgcCAGTTGACTTGGTTCGTGGGAAGGGCCTCTTAATGATTTTCAGATGTCCATCCTCTGCCATGTCCTCTTATGGCAGAGGGCAAAGAATTCAGACTCCCTCCTCTCTTGTTGTCAGGGCACCAGTCCCACGCTTGAGGACTCTGCCTTCACAACTGAATTCCTCCTTAAGCCTCCATCTCCTAATGGCATCCTGATGGGTTTAGAATTTCAACATGTGATTTGTGAATACCTGACATTCTGTCCATAGCAAGGTTCTCATGGATAAAGCACACAGACTGAAAGAACAGATGAGAAATGTAAGCAGGAATTGTCAGGCCTGGTATCTAGGTCCATGAATTTTTTCTTGAATCCTGGACCCACTTAGATGAATCTATTGACTATATGCATAGTGGATGGACTTCAGTCTTTGTCCACAGGAGTCAATCTGATCTACAGGTGATTATAAAAACTGGAATAGTCCTTGTTCTTGTAAAACTGAGATGAACCTGTGGCCTCAGTGCCTTTGGCCTGTCCTGAAGACTGAATCTCCAGATAGGATGGTGGGTCTGTGCTGACTGGTTTGGAGCCTGGGTCTATAGGGGTAGACTGGAACTGTAGTTCATAGGAAACATTCTGTCTTTTGAGTCTGCTGGGAAGAACTTGGACACTAGGTATTCTGGAGTAGGCATAGATCCTAAATACTGAAGGACCTTTGACCATATACCACCCTGGAGCCTGAAACTGGTCTTATTCTGAGCTAGGCATGTAGACTGAGTACATATAGCCTAGGGCCAGTCTGATATTAGCCTGTTACCTAGACTTTGAAGATTTGCCTGAAGCCTGAGACCACTGAGGCTAGCATACATGTTAGCTGATCTGGAGGTTAGTTCCCTTGGGGACAAACTGGAACCTGGGTCAAAAGGATGGTCCATGAACCTGAGATCCTGGGAGCTGGTCCAGGAATGGGAATTACTAGGATAAGAATAGCCCCTTAATCTGTTGTTTGTGCAGGGGCTGGCCTTGAGTGTGAGGCCATGGTGACTGACCTGACACTGATTAAACATGGAGCTGTATGCTCAGCACCAGTGTGGTGCCTGGGGCCTGCAGGACAATCCTAGACTAGAACCTGGGGGTCATTGGATCCTATTTGGCAGGCGGGAGGGCTTGGAAGTTCAGACAATGGGTACCATCCTGGAGTCTATATCTGCAGGGTTTGTCCTGCACTCTGATTCAGTGATGATGATGGCCTTATGAATAGGGTCACAGGGCCAATCTGGAGCTGGAGAGGGCCTGAATCCTGGTGCTATGGGACAGGCTTGGATTTTGGGCTGCAGAATCTAACCTGACAGTTGGGCAGACTTGGAAGTTCAATCCATGGGTGCCAGCTTGGAGCTTGTATCAGAAGTGTCTGCTCAAAGACTGAGATTGTAGGAACCAGCCTGATAACTAGGATCCTGGGACCATTCCAGCATCTGGGACCAAAGTCATTCTTTTGATGTGTTTGGTCTAGAGCCATGGGTTAGTAGAGTTGGGCTAGTGGTGAGGCAGGCCCCAAGAACTTGAAGGCAGACCTAGAGTCTGGGCCTCTTGTGCTGTGGTGAGCTAGAGGTTAGTCCACAGGTACTGGAAATAGAATCTGGTACTAAAAGAGTTTGCACAGCAGTAGATTTTACTGAGGAAGGCACCACATAGGGGTCTATGGCCAAGTTCAGTgctcactttcctcatctttccTGACTGGGAAAGTATTGCTCTTCACGCTTGGGGTTGGGAGAAAGGGTGATGCAGAGAAGGTAAAACTCTTCTTCCTGCCTTTTCC of the Sciurus carolinensis chromosome 11, mSciCar1.2, whole genome shotgun sequence genome contains:
- the LOC124959407 gene encoding olfactory receptor 4C16-like, coding for MQLNNNVTEFILLGLTQDPFRKKIVFVTFLFFYLGTLLGNLLIITTIKTSRALGSPMYFFLFHLSLPDTCFSTSIAPRTIVDVLLKNTTISFSECIIQVFPLHFFGCLEIFILILMAVDHYVAICKPLHCMTIMSRWVCSVLVAVAWVGSCAHSLVQIFLALCLPFCGPSEINHYFCDLEPLFKLACTDTYVTNLLLVSNSGAICTVSFVMLMFSYIIILHSLRNHSAEGRRKALSTCMSHIVVVILFFVPCIFMYTRPATTFPMDKMIAVFYTIATPLINPLIYTLRNAEVKKAMRKLWSKKLVSDDQL